One genomic segment of Oncorhynchus mykiss isolate Arlee chromosome 10, USDA_OmykA_1.1, whole genome shotgun sequence includes these proteins:
- the LOC110534399 gene encoding probable E3 ubiquitin-protein ligase HERC3 isoform X2 encodes MYRLGGNSVVTFIRNNGRLLSVARIQEDQDGRRFIGKGSAWTRPIFSLRPLDNLCNRQVTQVACGDQHSILLTQDGQVFTWGQNTSGQLGLGWGEPSDMSPKPLKSLSGIPLVQITAGGEHSFALSLSGAVFGWGKNTAGQLGLGDTTNRRAPAHVDCLNLKKTVLISCGGEHTAVLTKGGVVFTFGSGRYGQLGHNSLRDELRPRVVGQLCGLKVTQIACGRHHTLAFVGPSNKIYSFGRGEQGQLGNGVKIDQSVPLPVQLPDQIDDQKIEHIFAGGNHSFALCSLGQESEERSISGQVTQQALD; translated from the exons ATGTATCGACTGGGTG GTAACAGTGTGGTCACGTTTATCAGAAATAATGGGAGACTACTGTCTGTCGCACGGATTCAAGAGGACCAAGATGGGAGAAGATTCATAGGGAAAGGTTCTGCTTGGACAAGGCCAATATTCTCTCTCAG ACCATTGGATAACCTATGTAACCGACAGGTAACTCAGGTTGCATGTGGAGACCAGCATTCAATTTTACTAACTCAGG ATGGTCAGGTTTTCACATGGGGTCAGAACACCAGCGGTCAGCTGGGTTTGGGGTGGGGCGAGCCCAGCGACATGTCCCCCAAGCCCCTGAAGTCTCTATCAGGGATCCCCCTGGTTCAGATCACTGCAGGGGGAGAACACAGCTTCGCTCTGTCCCTTTCTGGAGCTGTGTTCGGCTGGGGCAAGAACACCGCCGGGCAACTGGGACTAGGGGACACAACAA ACAGACGTGCTCCAGCTCATGTTGATTGCCTGAATCTTAAGAAGACTGTTTTGATTTCATGTGGAGGAGAACATACTGCCGTTCTGACAAAG GGAGGTGTGGTGTTCACATTTGGCTCAGGCCGCTATGGACAGCTTGGACACAACTCTCTCCGAGATGAACTACGACCTCGAGTGGTGGGGCAACTTTGTGGATTAAAGGTGACCCAGATAGCCTGTGGAAG ACACCACACATTAGCATTTGTGGGGCCCTCCAATAAGATCTACTCATTTGGGCGTGGAGAGCAAGGGCAGCTGGGAAATGGAGTAAAGATTGATCAGTCTGTGCCCCTTCCAGTACAACTGCCAG ACCAGATTGATGACCAGAAAATTGAACACATTTTTGCTGGAGGAAACCATTCCTTTGCGTTGTGCTCTCTTGGTCAG GAGTCTGAAGAAAGGTCAATCTCAGGTCAAGTGACACAACAAGCATTAGATTAA
- the LOC110534399 gene encoding probable E3 ubiquitin-protein ligase HERC3 isoform X1 yields MYRLGGNSVVTFIRNNGRLLSVARIQEDQDGRRFIGKGSAWTRPIFSLRPLDNLCNRQVTQVACGDQHSILLTQDGQVFTWGQNTSGQLGLGWGEPSDMSPKPLKSLSGIPLVQITAGGEHSFALSLSGAVFGWGKNTAGQLGLGDTTNRRAPAHVDCLNLKKTVLISCGGEHTAVLTKGGVVFTFGSGRYGQLGHNSLRDELRPRVVGQLCGLKVTQIACGRHHTLAFVGPSNKIYSFGRGEQGQLGNGVKIDQSVPLPVQLPDQIDDQKIEHIFAGGNHSFALCSLGQGNHKNVFFCIVFKWELS; encoded by the exons ATGTATCGACTGGGTG GTAACAGTGTGGTCACGTTTATCAGAAATAATGGGAGACTACTGTCTGTCGCACGGATTCAAGAGGACCAAGATGGGAGAAGATTCATAGGGAAAGGTTCTGCTTGGACAAGGCCAATATTCTCTCTCAG ACCATTGGATAACCTATGTAACCGACAGGTAACTCAGGTTGCATGTGGAGACCAGCATTCAATTTTACTAACTCAGG ATGGTCAGGTTTTCACATGGGGTCAGAACACCAGCGGTCAGCTGGGTTTGGGGTGGGGCGAGCCCAGCGACATGTCCCCCAAGCCCCTGAAGTCTCTATCAGGGATCCCCCTGGTTCAGATCACTGCAGGGGGAGAACACAGCTTCGCTCTGTCCCTTTCTGGAGCTGTGTTCGGCTGGGGCAAGAACACCGCCGGGCAACTGGGACTAGGGGACACAACAA ACAGACGTGCTCCAGCTCATGTTGATTGCCTGAATCTTAAGAAGACTGTTTTGATTTCATGTGGAGGAGAACATACTGCCGTTCTGACAAAG GGAGGTGTGGTGTTCACATTTGGCTCAGGCCGCTATGGACAGCTTGGACACAACTCTCTCCGAGATGAACTACGACCTCGAGTGGTGGGGCAACTTTGTGGATTAAAGGTGACCCAGATAGCCTGTGGAAG ACACCACACATTAGCATTTGTGGGGCCCTCCAATAAGATCTACTCATTTGGGCGTGGAGAGCAAGGGCAGCTGGGAAATGGAGTAAAGATTGATCAGTCTGTGCCCCTTCCAGTACAACTGCCAG ACCAGATTGATGACCAGAAAATTGAACACATTTTTGCTGGAGGAAACCATTCCTTTGCGTTGTGCTCTCTTGGTCAG GGAAATCACAAAAATGTTTTCTTCTGCATCGTGTTTAAATGGGAGCTTTCTTGA
- the LOC110534399 gene encoding probable E3 ubiquitin-protein ligase HERC3 isoform X3, producing the protein MSPKPLKSLSGIPLVQITAGGEHSFALSLSGAVFGWGKNTAGQLGLGDTTNRRAPAHVDCLNLKKTVLISCGGEHTAVLTKGGVVFTFGSGRYGQLGHNSLRDELRPRVVGQLCGLKVTQIACGRHHTLAFVGPSNKIYSFGRGEQGQLGNGVKIDQSVPLPVQLPDQIDDQKIEHIFAGGNHSFALCSLGQGNHKNVFFCIVFKWELS; encoded by the exons ATGTCCCCCAAGCCCCTGAAGTCTCTATCAGGGATCCCCCTGGTTCAGATCACTGCAGGGGGAGAACACAGCTTCGCTCTGTCCCTTTCTGGAGCTGTGTTCGGCTGGGGCAAGAACACCGCCGGGCAACTGGGACTAGGGGACACAACAA ACAGACGTGCTCCAGCTCATGTTGATTGCCTGAATCTTAAGAAGACTGTTTTGATTTCATGTGGAGGAGAACATACTGCCGTTCTGACAAAG GGAGGTGTGGTGTTCACATTTGGCTCAGGCCGCTATGGACAGCTTGGACACAACTCTCTCCGAGATGAACTACGACCTCGAGTGGTGGGGCAACTTTGTGGATTAAAGGTGACCCAGATAGCCTGTGGAAG ACACCACACATTAGCATTTGTGGGGCCCTCCAATAAGATCTACTCATTTGGGCGTGGAGAGCAAGGGCAGCTGGGAAATGGAGTAAAGATTGATCAGTCTGTGCCCCTTCCAGTACAACTGCCAG ACCAGATTGATGACCAGAAAATTGAACACATTTTTGCTGGAGGAAACCATTCCTTTGCGTTGTGCTCTCTTGGTCAG GGAAATCACAAAAATGTTTTCTTCTGCATCGTGTTTAAATGGGAGCTTTCTTGA
- the glb1 gene encoding beta-galactosidase, producing the protein MACSRIGVVLLCSLFASTLGVPQTFSVDYKNDCFRKDGEEFRYISGSIHYNRIPRAYWKDRLLKMYMAGLNAIQTYVPWNFHEPSPDRYNFSGDRDLEHFLQLAQDIGLLVVLRPGPYICGEWDMGGLPAWLLHKKDIVLRSSDPDYIAAVDKWMGTLLPMLKPFLYQNGGPIITVQVENEYGSYFACDYNYLRHLTSLFRSHLGNDVVLFTTDGAGAGYLKCGTLQGVYATVDFGPGGNVSAAFDAQRQAEPHGPLVNSEFYTGWLDHWGERHSTVSTAIVAKSLNEILAIGASVNLYMFIGGTNFGYWNGANTPYAPQPTSYDYDAPLTEAGDLTDKYFAIQDVIKLYRKIPEGPVLPSTPKYAYGAVPMKKLHTVVDALDILSFSGPVKSIYPLTFIEMNQPFGFVLYQTKLPVDCSKPTPLSSPLNGVHDRAYVSVDGVAAGILERDKALTINVTGKAGSQVDILVENMGRVNYGKDINDFKGLVSNLTLGADILTGWEVYSLSIDQAVSQGLLWEMGSRVAGTPPPSPLSVPSFYGGTFVIPDGIPDLPQDTYIQFPDWRKGQVWINGFNLGRYWPARGPQITLYVPASILSTAVPNNVTVLELEGDPCTPGPCTVEFTNTPVLNATVKSDHKHQRALFHKEDLL; encoded by the exons ATGGCTTGCTCAAGGATTGGAGTTGTGCTACTGTGTTCCCTCTTTGCAAGTACA CTTGGTGTGCCGCAGACCTTCAGTGTGGACTACAAGAACGACTGCTTCCGTAAGGATGGGGAAGAGTTCCGCTACATCTCCGGTAGCATCCACTACAACAGGATCCCCAGGGCCTACTGGAAAGACAGGCTACTCAAGATGTATATGGCCGGACTGAACGCCATTCAGAC GTACGTCCCTTGGAATTTCCACGAGCCCTCTCCGGATCGGTACAACTTCAGTGGGGACAGGGATCTAGAACACTTCCTGCAGTTGGCCCAAGACATTGGTCTGCTGGTTGTACTGAGGCCTGGGCCCTACATCTGTGGAGAGTGGGATATG GGGGGTTTGCCTGCCTGGCTGCTCCACAAGAAAGACATTGTCCTGCGTTCCTCAGACCCAG ATTACATTGCGGCTGTTGACAAGTGGATGGGCACGCTACTGCCAATGTTGAAGCCGTTCCTTTATCAGAACGGTGGCCCAATCATCACTGTTCAG gTGGAGAATGAGTACGGCAGCTACTTTGCCTGTGACTACAACTACCTGCGTCACCTGACCAGTCTGTTCCGCTCCCACCTGGGGAACGACGTGGTGCTGTTCACCACAGACGGGGCCGGGGCCGGGTACCTCAAGTGTGGAACTCTGCAGGGCGTCTACGCCACTGTGGACTTTGGCCCAG gTGGGAATGTGTCTGCTGCATTTGAtgcacagagacaggcagagcccCATGGACCCTTG GTGAACTCTGAGTTCTACACCGGCTGGCTGGACCACTGGGGAGAGCGTCACTCTACAGTGTCCACCGCCATCGTGGCCAAGTCCCTCAACGAGATCCTCGCCATCGGCGCCAGCGTTAATCT ATACATGTTTATTGGAGGAACCAATTTTGGATACTGGAATG GTGCCAATACCCCCTATGCCCCCCAGCCTACTAGTTATGACTATGATGCCCCGCTCACTGAGGCAGGAGACCTCACTGACAAATATTTTGCCATCCAGGATGTCATCAAACTG TATCGGAAGATACCAGAGGGACCCGTGCTTCCATCAACACCTAAATATGCCTACGGAGCTGTGCCAATGAAGAAG CTCCACACAGTAGTCGATGCTCTAGATATACTATCCTTCTCCGGTCCTGTCAAAAGCATCTACCCGTTGACCTTCATTGAGATGAACCAA CCGTTTGGGTTCGTCCTCTATCAGACCAAGCTGCCTGTGGACTGCAGTAAGCCCACCCCTCTGTCCTCACCACTGAATGGAGTCCATGACCGGGCATATGTATCAGTCGATGGG GTTGCTGCTGGGATCCTAGAGAGGGACAAGGCCCTGACCATCAACGTGACTGGGAAGGCTGGGAGTCAGGTGGACATACTGGTGGAGAATATGGGCAGAGTCAACTATGGGAAAGACATCAATGACTTTAAG GGCCTGGTGTCTAACCTAACATTGGGGGCCGACATCCTCACCGGCTGGGAAGTCTACAGCCTCAGCATCGACCAGGCTGTTAGCCAGGGTCTTCTCTGGGAGATGGGCTCCAGGGTAGCTGGCACCCCACCACCTTCTCCCCTCTCCGTCCCCTCCTTCTATGGGGGCACCTTTGTCATCCCGGATGGCATCCCAGACCTgccccaggacacctacatccAGTTCCCTGATTGGAGAAAG GGCCAGGTGTGGATCAACGGTTTCAACCTGGGCCGCTACTGGCCCGCTCGCGGCCCACAAATCACCTTGTACGTGCCTGCTAGCATCCTGAGCACGGCCGTGCCCAACAACGTGACCGTCCTGGAGCTGGAGGGGGACCCATGCACCCCTGGGCCCTGTACCGTGGAGTTCACAAACACCCCGGTCCTGAATGCCACGGTTAAGTCTGACCACAAACACCAGAGGGCGCTGTTCCATAAAGAGGATCTCTTATGA
- the LOC110534398 gene encoding coiled-coil domain-containing protein 86 has product MSTSEKITPNEGLSAEEDELPPPVVTRTRSGRRVRTPAVYLDSEVPKTPTRRTRKSVIQELPNENQAEPEPEVVVVEPVADETRAKKLPSSESKSNALATAEACPKLVKSDTPEGKSLGAVIPAVSHHCNEKENKVGPVPMETVPHRPNKTAKKRTHSESNEKRDVIPLGKPKSGRVWKDRNKQRFSALVRDKPLCTSWEKKMVAKREKELVKKYSLQLKEDKAREKEEKRKRHEENLKRRAENERKGEVVQVIRNTTKIKRMKKKQLRKIEKRDTLAMLQKSQPRNPKAARKGDK; this is encoded by the exons ATGTCGACAAGTGAGAAAATAACACCAAACGAAGGACTGAGCGCCGAAGAGGACGAGTTGCCTCCTCCCGTTGTGACTCGGACTCGTAGCGGGCGCAGAGTACGGACCCCAGCTGTGTATCTCGACTCCGAAGTACCGAAGACTCCAACACGCCGAACAAGGAAATCTGTCATTCAAGAGTTACCGAATGAGAACCAGGCGGAACCCGAACCAGAGGTTGTAGTCGTGGAACCAGTTGCCGACGAGACTCGTGCGAAAAAACTTCCAAGCAGTGAGTCCAAATCAAATGCATTGGCAACAGCTGAGGCATGTCCAAAACTGGTCAAGTCAGACACACCTGAAGGGAAATCATTAGGTGCCGTTATTCCAGCTGTGTCACATCATTGCAACGAGAAGGAAAACAAGGTTGGTCCCGTACCAATGGAGACTGTTCCGCACCGCCCAAATAAAACGGCCAAAAAGAGGACTCATTCAGAGTCAAATGAGAAACGTGACGTGATACCTTTGGGTAAACCGAAATCTGGACGGGTATGGAAAGACCGCAATAAGCAAAG GTTCTCGGCTCTTGTAAGAGATAAGCCACTGTGCACCTCCTGGGAGAAGAAGATGGTGGCCAAGCGAGAGAAGGAGCTGGTGAAGAAATATTCCCTGCAACTGAAGGAGGACAAGGCCAGGGAGAAAGAG GAAAAGAGGAAGAGGCATGAGGAGAATTTGAAAAGGCGAGCTGAGAacgagaggaagggggaggttgTGCAAGTG ATCCGGAACACAACAAAGAtcaagaggatgaagaagaaacAGCTGAGGAAGATTGAGAAGAGGGACACACTTGCCATGCTGCAGAAATCACAGCCCAGGAACCCAAAAGCTGCACGGAAAGGGGACAAGTAG